The window aaagaaaaaaagaaaaaaaagagcattCATGTATATGGATTTCTGAGACAAGAACGTTACTTTATAGGAGTGAGTTTCATGTCTGGGGGATAAAGGATGGCTTCCTTATTTGCAGGTTTATTTTCCACATGGAAACTCGGCGCACAAACTTTGAGAGCATGTTGTACAGATCATCTTCTACTCATGTCTAAACTTTCAGCACAATCGGATTTTACCATTCTCTAAATAAAAGCTTTCAAATTTGCTTAATAAGTCTTTTTCTTAataattatgattattatttttataaataatatcagTAGCCAAAGAATCCAATACATGGAGGGCCATGCAGTTGAAATAAGGCATTGAATTTGACAATGGGCCTATCCAAAGGTTTCCCTCTCTGCAGCTGTCAGAATCATCCACTCTGCTCTCTACATGGCAGTGAAGGCCAGCATAGAAGGAACACTTCACCTTATTATccatttaatattaatatttaggCAGATTTTTTTTCTAGTCCAGTAAGATTAGAGGCATTCTAAGTTGAGCCCCATGCTTCAACAGGGAAGAATGAGATGACATTGTTTACCACATGGATATTTAGAAAATGGTCTAGATAGGCCACATGTCAAACTGCAGACTTAGATTCAACCATATAACCACCCATGTGTTGACATATTCCCTTGTATTTTCAGCCATCCATTTCTTTCTagaaaagtttcatttttcCACTGGATTTTCAAGACCTTGTTTTGCCACTTGGTCAACACTGTTTTGtctaaaacttgacatgtgagcagtGGACCTTCGGGTCCACTTGGCCACAAAATCTTAGCCCCTATCCAATCTGCCATGTAGCAGATATTTATACCACTCTAGTGAAACTCTCTAGACCTGCTagcaaaattttaaattttaagttataAATTCATACCCTTATgcggaaacctggaaaaattgATCAAGCTGAAATTTAGACACATAGAGTTGAATATGACATGGACAAATTGTTCTCCAAGGTTTTAGTGCCAACTGAAAACTGCCACTtggaaaatatattattattattattttgcaacAATGAATGCATCTGGTTTAAAATGGAACACTTGTTTTGCTACTGTTTGAAGTAGAGCTGGACAGACAAACACTTATTAGTGTCAGACTGCATTTACATATTCTACTACAGGGATTGTGGTGATTTCGTCTCCAAGGAGTTCTGCACACATTGTCTTTGTGTTAAAAAAACTCAAGGAGTTGAAGCAACTATTTATGTTAGGTCATTATGGCTTCAGTGGATTTGTTGGAAAATATGTGCATGTTTTCTGTAAATATTGTCATGGGCCTTTCAAATATTGGAATAGATCTGGTAATGGAGTGCGTTCCCTGCATCAGTTTAAGTTTAAGAAATCTGTTCAATTGGTCAAGGGAAAAAAGGCAGGGAAATCTGTCAAATCTAGAGTCAGTGCAGAAGATAAAAACCCAAAGGTTTATATGAGGGACACCATTGGAAATATATCCAAAATATTAAGGTATTCAACATGGGATTTAGCACAGGAACAGCTTGAAAATCTCACTATAAGGTGGGATTCATACACAATAAACCAAGTTCTAAAAACACATCCACCAATGGAAAAGGCTTGGCTGTTTTTCAATTGGGCTTCTCATCTAAAAGGCTTCAAGCATGACCAGTATACTTACACAACAATGCTGGACATCTTTGGAGAAGCTGGGAGGATTTCATCAATGAAGTTTGTCTTTCAGCAGATGCAAGAAAAAGGTATAAAGAAAGATGCAGTTACATACACTTCACTTTTGCACTGGCTTTCTAAAGATGGGGATGTTAATGGGTCATTGAGGATGTGGGAGGAGATGAAAGCAGCTGGCTGTCGTCCCACAGTTGTTTCTTATACTGCCTTGATGAAGGTTCTTTTTGATAACAACAGACCAAAGGAGGCCACTGATATTTACAAGGAAATGCTTCAGTCAGGGTGTTCACCGAATTGTTACACTTATACAATCTTAATGGAGTATCTTGCTAGAACTGGTGAGTGTACATAGTAATGCACCTTAGCCTTCTTTTCtgtctttgtattttttttgtatgtTATTATTTATCGTGCTTGTCTAACATACAAAACAATCATACTTTATGCTTCCACAGTGAAATGATTTGTGTATGGTTTTTTTGCTTCATCTAGATTCAATATTTTACTTCCAACGAGAATCAAGCTAGACTAGTAATGGATTTCTAATCATGTAGGctgtttttcttcctttaccTGAGTTGATgctttattattaatttttaccCGTTGTGGACTTGAATCTTAAAGTCTACCTACCTATCATTGGTCCATTGCATGCACAggactagatttttttttttaaataactatgGATCCATGTTCTTCTCCATCCAGAATTTGATATTGATATATCAAGGAAGACTTTCGTAATATAGTAATAAGAAAATCTGTTGGTCTTATTTGGGATTCTCTACAACCATCTCAATAGCATcatcaagaaagaaaaagataatatGCGGCAACATTTGGGGAAACACCTGATCTAGATGGAGTTCTCTGTCAAGATAGATCTGCAGTATAGTAGCAGCAGTGATTAATTATAAGAGTGGCAGTAAGATTCTTGTGGTTATTATTGAATTCAGAATTTTAGTTTGAGGCCTCTTCTGAATAAGGATCTTATTTGGCCTCTGCACTTCAATTTTATCCAGAATTCTGGACCACTCTATATTTACCATCcaattttttggtttgtttgctGTATTGACTGGGCAGTTAAAACTAGTGGATCTGGGTTTGACAGTTCCAATTGGTTCCCTCCATTAGGTGATCATTATCAATTTATTGGTCATCGCTCATATGTATGTTACTGTGAATAAGAATTTGGGTGTATGTACCACTGTACCAGGTTATCCCTGTCAATTTACTTGTGATCCACAATATGGCACTGTAGTTGTCATGGcctctaggtgacccaaggtgttggcGGGGGCCTGGAAGCAAGGCGAAACCGACAAGGAGcctgcctaggcgacgccttggctACTATATATGACACCATGAATGACAACTTGGGGTGTCCATCCCACTTGTAGAATTCTATTCCATGTTTATAGTTCAGGTATGTTGATTTGATACACTTATGTCTCAAGGTGTCGGATCCACCTGAACCTTGACGTGTCCAAAGAATATGAGCACTTGGTGATATAGGACAGCTGCGGTTCTGACTTTAGGGCTGAGCTGCTGGAGAAAGGTTATGGGAAGAGGATAGGATAGATGGCAATCTCGTATATATAGAGGGCAGGATACATATGCTTATATAAAACTCACAAAATATGATTCTTTCTACAATTAAAACTTGCCTTATCCTAATACAACTCAAACACGATGTATTTGACCACTACTATACTAATAGAACATAATTGGACTTCTTAAGAACCAAAGACTAGTTACAACTTCAGAAATACTAATGAAACTAAGATAAACAACCAGTTAGACTCTCAAACACCTATGCTACTAGTTTGTGTATAACACACACCCCCGGCGGTCTAAATTTTGGGCTTTGCAATTGAGCCTCACAATAAAAACCCATAAAGTTAAAAAGCCCATAGTCATAAGACATGAATACATGGCCCATTTTTAAACTGACTGGATTGCTTGGTTAACATGCTTGACAAAAGGGATTATTGTATCAGAAATGTAAGGATGGAGGTTTATGTCTTAACTAAAGGTGTCATTGTGTCAAGGGCTGTTATTCTTCTCCTTTACAGCTTTGCCCTAGTATCTTGATGCTGGATGGGTGTTGGACACATCACATATACGGATATACCCATGTCATGTCATGTCATGTCCAACGGGGTACTTTAGGGCCATATGAAGTTTCCCGGGAACAGGGATTCTATCCTCATTTGGTACTTGATAGGTGGTTCTTTATGTCTCTCTCATTTTGCTCTTGATGCAATTAAGTATTCTTGTTGGGGTTGGCATGGTATTTTGTGATCCTCCTTATCATTGAAGTTCTGGCAAGTAGGACGCTGATGCTTTTTTTTGCTTGACTGGTTGCAGGAAAGTTTAAAGCTGCTCTTGATATTTTGAGCAAAATGCAAGATGCCGGGGTGCAACCTGATAAAGCTACATGCAATATTTTAGTCCAAAAATGTTCCATTGCTGGGGAAACAAGGGCAATGGCTCAAATCCTTCTTTACATGAAAGAGAGTTCCATTGTCCTCCATCGACCTGTCTATTTGGAGGCACTTAAAACTCTAGAAAATGCAGGTGAGGCTACTGATCTACTGAGGAAAGTTAATCCACACCTCTCCTTTGAAAGAATTGGCAAGGAAGGGATATTTGAGTCGGAAGCCACTGTGGTTGATGTAAATTCATTTCTCGATACAGGCCTTGCCATAAATCTCTTGGCCAAGCATAATTTTGTTGCTGTTGAGTACTTACTTAATGAGATTATCTGTAGGAATGTCCAATTTGATTCTATGGTTGTTTCTACCATAGTACAGGTAAGTTGTGCCAATTGTAGACCAACTACTGCTTTGTTGGCCTTCAGATACAGTTTAAAGATGGGGTTAGAAGTTGAGAGAGCTGCATACCTGGCTCTAATAGGCCTCTTTTTCAGAACAAAGTCATTTCTGAATGCTCTGGAGGTTGTTGAACAAATGATTggtgtaagattttttttcgGAACATATTTGGTTTCACTATTGGTTAACCAGTTTGGTTCTGCTAAAATGTCTGCGACTGCCGCAAAGATTTTCCATTCATTGCCTGATGACCAGAATCTAGTTACTTACACTGCTTTAATGCGAGCCTACTTCTGTTATGGGGACGTTGATAAGGGACTTGAAATATATGAGACTATGAAAAATAAAGGGATCTGTGTCTCATTGGGGACATACAATGTGTTGGTAATCGGTCTTGAGGATTCTGGCAGAGTTCAAGAAGCTGAAACTTACAGAAAAGCCATGAAGAAGATACGATATGATGGCCATTCACAAAATAAGTTTCCAATGGAGGCAAGCCTTTGTGACCTTTTGTTTGCTAGGGGTGCAGTCTCCTGACTTGGCTGTTATAGGACAATTGCATCATCCAAGTTGTATTCATCTGCCTTATCATCTATGTGCTTCAAGGAGGGCTTAATGCTACTTTTGAGTGTGGGCAGCTGGAATGTATTGCTTTTTCTCTCGTTTGAAATCTGCATGATGAACCTGAAGTGAGTTTAGCCGGGAGGATTCATTTGGTCAAGCATGCTAAACTTTTGGATTAATCAATACCCTTGGTATCCACGTCTATACATGATTAATTTGAATACACCCGCAGGGCAGGGATGCATTGTTCACCTTCATATAGGCACATATTGATGTGGGTACTAATTGTCTTTTGTTCACCCACTCTACACATGATTAATTTGAATACATCCGCAGGGATGCAATGTTCACCTTCATATAGGCACATATTGATGTGGGTACTAATTGTCTTTTGTTCACTTTTGTAGGTACTCTCAATCACAGAATGAATCTGAAAATAACATGGTAGTGGAAAAATACTGGTGGTCTGGTACATTGATGCACTCAAGcaacatatttatttatttgagatGTCTATATATCTTTGTGCATCAAATCTAATGTCAATCCgactttgttttggtttttcatttttttgagaTAAGGAACCTGCTTCTCTGCTTCATATGCTTCTACTTATAAAATctgtctaccaaaaaaaaaataaataaataaaataagtaatAACGAAAGGAGCCTTACCCAACTTATTCATGTCACAACACAGAAAGGTTTGAACTCGGTGTGGAATAGCCAAATCGGAAAGTTATACTAGCGGGGGTGCAAATGGAGTGACTACAAGAATCACTTCTAGTGGCATATGGCCTATACCCCAGGAATGGATATCATAAAGggaatgaaaatcctaaacaaGAGGCCTTTAAACCTCTCCAAGAGAGTATGTATGAtttcctcttttcccttttaatgtTTGGATTTATTTTGCAATAGTTTATTCAAGTTGGGTTTCCCATTGAGTGTCCTTTATTTGctaattttctcattttttatttataacagatttatttttcttcatatttccaatccttgatgaggAAGAGCTGTTTAAGAAGGTTCTCCCTCGTCTTTGAGTGCTGAAAGTGAGTTATCATGCCAACCCTTGCCTTCTCTTATCTGCGATAGATGCCCTACCTTTTTTCCATGCAAACATGCATATAGAGATCAATGACTTGTTCTTCTTGGTTCTTCCAAACTTCAATTTAGTTTTAATATTTTGTTACCTTTTTCTTCCATTGAGAAATTGTCAATCATTTGCATATTTGCTTTTCTTTGAATCATCAGTTTGCTGTTTGCCAAATGATTTGACTCAGTCAATTAGATTCATTCATCTTATCGATTGATTGAATTAAAAATCCGATTCTTGAGATTTTTTGCCATTACTTTTGAAAAGTtaacaaatatatttttctttcctctttgaaaatatttatcTTTTGGACCTAGATTCAACTTCTGGACTTTTTGTTGGTAAtggtttattttatatttatgatagAATGTGGTTTTTGTCTATTTGGGAGaattatccataaaattatgAGGGGGATTAGTATGCTGAACAAGGGTTCAGAAAACTCACCCCGTAACAGGATCACATATAATCACAAAACCATATTTAGAAAAGTTTCTAGAAGACTAAGTCAAACTTTCCGATTAGGGTCTAGGTATGGTCAAGTGTAGTATTTCAACAGTAGTTCAAAAC is drawn from Macadamia integrifolia cultivar HAES 741 chromosome 7, SCU_Mint_v3, whole genome shotgun sequence and contains these coding sequences:
- the LOC122084664 gene encoding pentatricopeptide repeat-containing protein At2g01390, whose product is MLGHYGFSGFVGKYVHVFCKYCHGPFKYWNRSGNGVRSLHQFKFKKSVQLVKGKKAGKSVKSRVSAEDKNPKVYMRDTIGNISKILRYSTWDLAQEQLENLTIRWDSYTINQVLKTHPPMEKAWLFFNWASHLKGFKHDQYTYTTMLDIFGEAGRISSMKFVFQQMQEKGIKKDAVTYTSLLHWLSKDGDVNGSLRMWEEMKAAGCRPTVVSYTALMKVLFDNNRPKEATDIYKEMLQSGCSPNCYTYTILMEYLARTGKFKAALDILSKMQDAGVQPDKATCNILVQKCSIAGETRAMAQILLYMKESSIVLHRPVYLEALKTLENAGEATDLLRKVNPHLSFERIGKEGIFESEATVVDVNSFLDTGLAINLLAKHNFVAVEYLLNEIICRNVQFDSMVVSTIVQVSCANCRPTTALLAFRYSLKMGLEVERAAYLALIGLFFRTKSFLNALEVVEQMIGVRFFFGTYLVSLLVNQFGSAKMSATAAKIFHSLPDDQNLVTYTALMRAYFCYGDVDKGLEIYETMKNKGICVSLGTYNVLVIGLEDSGRVQEAETYRKAMKKIRYDGHSQNKFPMEASLCDLLFARGAVS